The Bacillus vallismortis genome window below encodes:
- a CDS encoding acryloyl-CoA reductase encodes MSTLFQALLAEENADDVSVHVKTMSTEDLPKDGVLIKMAYSGINYKDGLAGKTGGNIVREYPLILGIDAAGTVVSSNDPRFAEGDEVIATSYELGVSRDGGLSEYASVPGDWLVPLPQNLSLKEAMVYGTAGFTAALSVHRLEQNGLSPEKGSVLVTGATGGVGGIAVSMLNKRGYDVAASTGNPEAADYLKQLGASEVISREDVYDGTLKALSKQQWQGAVDPVGGKQLASVLSKIQYGGSVAVSGLTGGGEVPATVYPFILRGVSLLGIDSVYCPMDVRATVWERMSSDLKPDQLLAIVDREVSLAEAPAALKDILQNRIQGRVIVKL; translated from the coding sequence ATGTCAACGTTATTTCAAGCATTGCTGGCAGAGGAAAATGCCGATGATGTTTCAGTCCATGTGAAAACCATGTCAACAGAGGATTTGCCGAAAGATGGTGTCCTGATTAAAATGGCTTATTCCGGCATCAATTATAAAGATGGTCTGGCTGGAAAAACGGGCGGCAATATCGTCAGAGAGTATCCGCTTATTTTGGGCATTGACGCCGCGGGTACGGTCGTCTCTTCCAATGACCCGCGTTTTGCCGAGGGGGATGAGGTCATTGCGACAAGCTATGAGCTCGGTGTCTCCCGCGATGGCGGATTAAGTGAATATGCTTCAGTGCCTGGTGACTGGCTGGTGCCTTTGCCGCAGAATCTTTCGTTAAAAGAAGCGATGGTGTACGGAACGGCGGGATTTACCGCGGCGTTATCGGTGCACCGGCTTGAACAGAACGGCCTGTCTCCGGAAAAAGGGAGCGTGCTTGTCACTGGAGCAACCGGCGGTGTCGGCGGAATTGCAGTATCGATGCTGAACAAGCGGGGCTATGATGTGGCGGCAAGCACCGGAAACCCGGAGGCCGCTGATTATTTGAAGCAGCTTGGTGCAAGCGAAGTGATCAGCAGGGAAGATGTCTATGACGGAACGCTTAAGGCGCTGTCCAAGCAGCAATGGCAGGGAGCGGTTGATCCTGTCGGCGGAAAACAGCTTGCCTCGGTTCTAAGCAAAATCCAATATGGCGGATCTGTCGCGGTAAGCGGTTTAACCGGCGGGGGAGAAGTGCCTGCAACGGTGTATCCGTTCATTCTTCGCGGGGTCAGCCTGCTCGGAATCGATTCAGTGTACTGTCCGATGGATGTCAGAGCCACTGTGTGGGAGCGCATGTCTTCTGATCTTAAACCAGATCAGCTGCTGGCCATCGTGGATAGGGAAGTATCGTTGGCGGAAGCGCCGGCTGCGCTAAAAGATATTTTGCAAAATCGCATTCAAGGAAGAGTCATTGTGAAGCTTTAA